The genomic segment GACGTCGGCCTGCCGGTGATCGTTCACAACCGCGATTCCAACCAACGCATGCTCGAGATCGTGCGCGAGCCGGCCTTCGACCGCCTGCAGGCCGATTTTCACTCCTTCGCCGGTGGCCTGGAGATGGCTCGCGAGCTGATCGCGCGGGACTTCTACCTCGGCCTCTCGGGAATGATCACTTTTCGCCGCGCCGACAATGTGCGCGAGGTGATCCCAGAGCTGCCGAAAGACCGCGAGCTGGTGGAAACCGATTCACCCTACCTGGCACCGGTGCCCCATCGCGGGCAGCGCAACCAGCCGGCTTACGTGGTCGAGATCGCCCAACGTCTGGCGGACGAGCGCGGTGAGACCATGGCGACGATTTGTGAGCGCACCGGAAGGAACTTCTTCTCCCTCTTCTCTCGCGCGGCCGGTACCTGAGTCCCGAGTCCCCTACCAAAGCTGGCTCGGCCCGAGCGGGCTCGCCGGTCAGACCGGGTTCGGCACGTCGATGTACTCGACCTCGATCCCGAAGCGCTCGGCGACCCACTCCCCGAGGGCCTTGATCCCGAGCACTTCGCTCGCATGGTGGCCGACGGAAAGGTAGTGGATGCCGGCTTCGCGGGCCAGGTTCATCACCCACTCGCTGATCTCGCCGGTGATGAAGACATCGAGGCCGGCAGCGATCGCCTGGTAGATATCCTTCTGAGCACCGCCGCTGACGATGCCGACGGTCGAGATCTGTTCGGGACCGGATCCTTGGGCCAAGGGCTGCTGGCCGAAGAGCTGGGCGCAGCGCGCCAAAAGCTCGGAGAAGGGGAGGGGGGCCGTGAAGCGCCCCCGGTAGCCGATCGGAAAACCGAGGTTGACGGCGAAGGGCTCGAGCTCGGCGAGGCCGAGGGCCTGAGCCGCCAGCACGTTGTTGCCGACCTCGCCATGGCGGTCGAGCGGCAGATGATAGGCGATGAGGTTGAGGTCGGCACGCATCAGCGCGGCGACGCGCCCATGCATGACGCCGGTGAGCTGGGACGGCATGCCGTCCCAGAACAGGCCGTGGTGGACCAGGACTGCCTGCGCCCCGGCGTCGGCGGCGCGCTCGAACAGCTCGCGGCTCGCGGAGACGCCGGTCACCACCTTGCGGATCTCGCGAGCGCCTTGCACCTGGAGGCCGTTGGGGCCGTAGTCGCGGCCTTGATCGGCCTCCAAGTACTGGTGGAGCTCAGCGACCAGCCGGTCTCGGTCGACGGCAGTCATCGGCCAACCCGCCTTTCTCTCCGGATTTCTCGGCGAGAGAGCGAAGGTTTCTGCAGAGGCCAGGCCTCCGGTCGCGGCGCGACCCCGCGCAGCTCGACGTCCTGCGAGCAGCCGGGGTTCGAATTACGCCGCAAAATCAGAAACATACGCCCTCGTCGCTGAAAGTTGGTGAGCCGGTCGGGCTAGCTGCGTCCGCGACCGCCTCCGCGACCACCGCGGCCGCCACGTCCACCAGCACCGCCGCGGCCACCACGACCGCCGCCGCCACCGCGACCGCCGCCGCCACCGCGACCACCGCGGCCGCCACGTCCACCGTCGCGGCTGCCACCGCGTCCTCCGCCGTCACGGCCACCGCCACCACCGCTGGCCTCCTGCAGGTGGGCGTACTCGGCGGGATCGTAGTCCGGCGCTTCCATGATCACGGCTTTGCGCGACAAACGCACCTTGCCGGTGTCGTCGATGTTGATCACCTTGACGGTGAGCTCATCGCCTTCGGAGACGACGTCCCCGATCTCGCGCACGTGGTAGGGCGCCATCTCGCTGATGTGCACCAGGCCATCGGTGCCGGGCATGATCTCGACGAAGGCACCGTAGGGCTCGACGCGGCGCACCTGGCCGGTGTACTGCTTGCCGACCTCGGGCATCTCCGTCAGGCGCTCGATGAGCTCCATGGCGTGCTTGGCGGCCGGCTCGTCCGGCGACGCGATGACCACCTTGCCGTCGTCCTGGATGTCGATCTCGCAACCGGTCTCCTCGACGATCGAACGGAT from the Acidobacteriota bacterium genome contains:
- a CDS encoding TatD family hydrolase, which codes for MTRGLIDSHCHLQSLSPEERERALDEARERGVEGFLVPAIRLDEAEVLLDLCRRHQDVWCALGTHPHEASSWQTGDSARLRSLLAEPGVVAVGECGLDFFYDNSPREQQEQAMREQWELAIDVGLPVIVHNRDSNQRMLEIVREPAFDRLQADFHSFAGGLEMARELIARDFYLGLSGMITFRRADNVREVIPELPKDRELVETDSPYLAPVPHRGQRNQPAYVVEIAQRLADERGETMATICERTGRNFFSLFSRAAGT
- a CDS encoding Nif3-like dinuclear metal center hexameric protein, encoding MTAVDRDRLVAELHQYLEADQGRDYGPNGLQVQGAREIRKVVTGVSASRELFERAADAGAQAVLVHHGLFWDGMPSQLTGVMHGRVAALMRADLNLIAYHLPLDRHGEVGNNVLAAQALGLAELEPFAVNLGFPIGYRGRFTAPLPFSELLARCAQLFGQQPLAQGSGPEQISTVGIVSGGAQKDIYQAIAAGLDVFITGEISEWVMNLAREAGIHYLSVGHHASEVLGIKALGEWVAERFGIEVEYIDVPNPV